Proteins from one Toxotes jaculatrix isolate fToxJac2 chromosome 13, fToxJac2.pri, whole genome shotgun sequence genomic window:
- the sla1a gene encoding src like adaptor 1a isoform X1 has protein sequence MPITAGKLQNLQARVWSIWRMGNMMRGVSARNKVSTENLDGSQKSSEDEMVVVLQDYPSPEISEPIYRMGEKLRVIAQEAYWWRVSSVQTGKENYIPGSHVAKVYHGWLFEGVERQKAEELLLLPGNRVGSFLVRESTRERGLYSLSVKHRIVKHYRIFRLDNSWYYISPRLTFQCLEDMINHYSDSADGLCCALTSPCLSGTAPQSDANPGASPVVMRRNFDWKKVDRTQLVSTDSCADTMVSYGVRNSIAAYLSFSGNQDPAEISAKDRKKKSKSVYAIPENSLANTDYEDNF, from the exons ATGCCCATCACTGCAGGCAAACTACAAAACCTACAG GCCAGAGTCTGGTCCATCTGGAGGATGGGGAATATGATGAGAGGTGTGAGTGCCAGGAACAAGGTCAGCACTGAAAACCTTGACGGCTCTCAAAAGA GTTCAGAGGACGAGATGGTGGTGGTGCTCCAGGACTATCCGTCCCCTGAAATCAGCGAGCCCATCTACAGAATGGGGGAGAAGCTCAGAGTCATCGCACA GGAGGCTTATTGGTGGAGAGTTAGCTCTGTCCAAACAGGGAAGGAGAACTACATACCCGGCAGTCATGTGGCAAAAGTATACCATGG CTGGCTTTTTGAGGGGGTGGAGAGGCAAAAGGCCGAAGAGCTCCTGCTTCTACCTGGGAACAGAGTGGGCTCCTTTCTGGTGCGGGAGAGCACcagggagagag GTCTGTATTCACTCTCAGTGAAGCACAGGATCGTAAAGCACTATCGTATCTTCAGACTGGACAACAGCTGGTACTACATCTCCCCCCGCCTCACTTTCCAGTGCCTTGAAGATATGATCAACCACTACTCTG ACTCTGCAGATGGCCTATGCTGTGCGTTaacctctccctgtctgtcggGCACGGCCCCACAATCAGACGCAAATCCTGGAGCTTCACCTGTAGTCATGCGACGCAACTTTGACTGGAAGAAAGTTGACAG GACACAGCTTGTCAGCACAGACAGCTGCGCTGACACCATGGTGAGCTATGGTGTCAGAAACAGCATCGCTGCCTACCTGTCCTTCTCTGGGAATCAAGACCCCGCAGAAATAAGTGCAaaggacaggaagaagaagagtaaATCTGTTTATGCTATTCCTGAAAACAGTCTCGCAAACACTGACTATGAAGATAACTTCTAG
- the sla1a gene encoding src like adaptor 1a isoform X2, protein MVVVLQDYPSPEISEPIYRMGEKLRVIAQEAYWWRVSSVQTGKENYIPGSHVAKVYHGWLFEGVERQKAEELLLLPGNRVGSFLVRESTRERGLYSLSVKHRIVKHYRIFRLDNSWYYISPRLTFQCLEDMINHYSDSADGLCCALTSPCLSGTAPQSDANPGASPVVMRRNFDWKKVDRTQLVSTDSCADTMVSYGVRNSIAAYLSFSGNQDPAEISAKDRKKKSKSVYAIPENSLANTDYEDNF, encoded by the exons ATGGTGGTGGTGCTCCAGGACTATCCGTCCCCTGAAATCAGCGAGCCCATCTACAGAATGGGGGAGAAGCTCAGAGTCATCGCACA GGAGGCTTATTGGTGGAGAGTTAGCTCTGTCCAAACAGGGAAGGAGAACTACATACCCGGCAGTCATGTGGCAAAAGTATACCATGG CTGGCTTTTTGAGGGGGTGGAGAGGCAAAAGGCCGAAGAGCTCCTGCTTCTACCTGGGAACAGAGTGGGCTCCTTTCTGGTGCGGGAGAGCACcagggagagag GTCTGTATTCACTCTCAGTGAAGCACAGGATCGTAAAGCACTATCGTATCTTCAGACTGGACAACAGCTGGTACTACATCTCCCCCCGCCTCACTTTCCAGTGCCTTGAAGATATGATCAACCACTACTCTG ACTCTGCAGATGGCCTATGCTGTGCGTTaacctctccctgtctgtcggGCACGGCCCCACAATCAGACGCAAATCCTGGAGCTTCACCTGTAGTCATGCGACGCAACTTTGACTGGAAGAAAGTTGACAG GACACAGCTTGTCAGCACAGACAGCTGCGCTGACACCATGGTGAGCTATGGTGTCAGAAACAGCATCGCTGCCTACCTGTCCTTCTCTGGGAATCAAGACCCCGCAGAAATAAGTGCAaaggacaggaagaagaagagtaaATCTGTTTATGCTATTCCTGAAAACAGTCTCGCAAACACTGACTATGAAGATAACTTCTAG